A single region of the Pyricularia oryzae 70-15 chromosome 4, whole genome shotgun sequence genome encodes:
- a CDS encoding 40S ribosomal protein S6-B codes for MKFNISNPSTGAQKLVEVEDERKLRFFMEKRMGAEVSAEPLGDEWKGYILKITGGNDKQGFPMKQGVLLPNRTRLLLSDGHSCYRARRTGERKRKSVRGCITGMDLSVLAVSIAKRGEQDIPGLTDVVHPKRLGPKRATKIRKFFDLSKEDDVRKYVIRREVQPKGEGKKPYTKAPKIQRLVTPQRLQHKRHRIALKKRQSEKVKDAANEYAQILAKRVAEAKATKADARKRRASSMRK; via the exons ATGAAGTTCAACATCAGCAACCCGAGCACCGGTGCTCAAAAGCTCGTCGAGGTTGAAGATGAGCGCAAGCTCAGGTTTTTCATGGAGAAGCGC ATGGGCGCTGAGGTTTCGGCCGAGCCCCTCGGTGACGAGTGGAAGGGCTACATCCTCAAGATCACTGGTGGAAACGACAAGCAAGGTTTCCCGATGAAGCAGGGTGTCCTCCTGCCCAACCGTACccgcctcctcctctccGACGGCCACTCCTGCTACCGTGCCCGCCGCACTGGTGAGCGCAAGAGAAAGTCCGTCCGCGGTTGTATCACCGGCATGGATCTGTCTGTCCTTGCCGTCTCGATCGCCAAGCGCGGCGAGCAAGACATCCCCGGCCTTACCGACGTCGTCCACCCCAAGCGCCTCGGTCCCAAGCGCGCCACCAAGATCCGCAAGTTCTTCGACCTCAGCAAGGAAGACGAT GTGCGCAAGTACGTCATTCGCCGTGAGGTCCAGCCCAAGGGTGAGGGCAAGAAGCCTTACACCAAGGCCCCCAAGATCCAGCGCCTGGTTACTCCCCAGCGCCTGCAGCACAAGCGCCACCGCATCGCACTGAAGAAGCGCCAGTCCGAGAAGGTCAAGGACGCTGCC AACGAGTACGCCCAGATCCTCGCCAAGCGTGttgccgaggccaaggccacCAAGGCCGACGCTCGCAAGAGGCGTGCCAGCTCCATGCGCAAGTAA